A region of the Festucalex cinctus isolate MCC-2025b chromosome 8, RoL_Fcin_1.0, whole genome shotgun sequence genome:
GCGGTTGAGGCAAGGCTTGTTTAAGGATCCGGCTGGTCCGGAGTGAGAACGGTGAAGTCTCCTCTGAGCTTTGTCCCGCTGCCGTTggcaggccgccgccgccgccgccgccgcctgcgCTTCCTTCGGATGCGCAGGAAGCTGCTGGGTTTGGGTCTGCCTCGGACTCTGCGGTCCTAAAGGCCCGTCGTAGTACGCGTGGTTAATCCGTCCGCAGTCCCTGAGGCTCCTCCGACCGGGAAGTCCGGTCCGGAAGGGAGACGGTTTGGAACACTGATGAGACACCAGGCAGGAGCTCTCGTCCGTGCCGGCGAAGAACTCCACCTCGTTGTCCATGACCTGCTCGGACGGGGTGTCGCTCCGAGGCGGGATGGGCGGCAGAGGCTTGGAGCAGCGGTCCGGCGTCCGCGGCGGACTGCTGCACTCGTACACGGAGAGCCGTTGGAATGAGGGGACCACCTGGTCGTCATCGGCCGGACTCGGCGCCGAGGGTTCGGTGCTGCAGGACAGGGCGAGGTGGGAGGGCCGCGACTTCTTGGGAGGTAATTTCAGGGTGCTGGATCTGTGTTTATGTCCTGGCAGAAGAGCCGCAATGACACATAAGAAGGTTtgtcatggaaacagacacGCACGACAATATGGTCGAAAAAGACTACGCAATTacgggaaaaaataataaacaaaccagCAATATAAGACAACAAAGTACTACGAAGGAGTGGCAAGCACATTGAGGCTTAAATGCGGAGAGAAAAGGAccgaaaattaaatacatttgaaatagaTGACCCTTCAATAATATTTCAAGCTTTATCTTACAACTTGAAATAGCCcgatatgttgttttttgtttgttttttttgtttgtttttttccaggccTGATAACAATACCAATGATTAGTTGTTAAGGAGGCCGTTAACTGATATTTGAAGTCGATATTCACTTTTACTAACTATATTGGCATCAAATtaggttattattttttttacaattttaagttttaaaactCTAAGAAAAAGTTCATGGAGCTCTCAAGGTCATCAGTATGTCTTGAAAAGTATTAATGTTTTGTGAAGTTTTCCAAAAAGTTAAATTTTTACTGATCatactattttttaattattatttcaaaTCAAAAGCAGAAAAATTGAATAAGTATTTTCCTGAGGATAACACAGTTTTAATTATTACTAGAcgtcagattaaaaaataaataataaaaaatattttacaattatttatttaaaatgtattattattagtattattattattattattattattattattattattattattattatttatttatttttacaattttaagttttaaaattctaagaaaATGTTCATGGAGCTCCCAAGGTCATcagcatgtcttaaaaagtaTTTAAGTTttgtaaagttttccaaaaagtaacatttttactgatcatacatttttttattattatttcaaaccaaaagcagaaaataattatttcCCTGAAGATAACAGCTTTTAATTGATCTATTATCGGatgtcagataaaaaaaaataaaaataaataaataaataaataaataaatcggccAATTATCGGCCCGGCCAGTAATCAGTCAATCGCTACTGACAttacccttaaaaataaaaatacattagagAGGATTTcatcttgaaaaaaattctCCATGTATGTGAGTTTACCAAAGACTCCACTTTCACAAACAACCGCGGCTAAACAGTCCAAATGTAACCCAGATTTGAATGACCACGTCCacctattttgaaaaatattgtcATTGTCAATGGTCATTGTCAACAATGGACAACAGATACCGAATTTTGAATTGGGTTGTTACGTTACAAACGTACAAAAGCGGATACAAAGAAAACGCTGCGCCCCACGTTCTCCACTGcacaccgaaaaaaaaaaatcctttcaatcattgtggttgtagtttgcatTCCTTGAAGTGTTTCTAAGTAATCGTGTCACTAAATAAGGTCACCAAATTATTAAAAGCAAACTTGCAACCACAAGCATAACACTCGCATTGTTTTTAATGACTACCTTTCTGATATACTGATACCTTTGTTTTTGACACGGCTCTTAGATGTCATTAGATTGAACTTATTGTTGTACCCAGTCAATTTCAATGCTGACaatgttccaaaaaaacaagtatGGTGAGCCAgtgacagaataaaagcaaagaAGCATTTATGTTACAGAGGGCAGAAAGCCAACCAAGTCGCATAAGTTGACTTTCAGAACAAGTTGACTAAAATTTTCTGCCTCGAAGCTCCACCGGAACCAAGTTAGTTCTGAATGTCCTAAAATGCACTATGGACGCAATTATTCCAAAATATATAACCTGCCACTCGGTTTTAGGTGTTCATCACATAACCAGTAGAGGGCAGTCATGCACTAAATGTGCccagaagaagacaggaacaggaAGTTATTCACCTCAtgtagctaacagctagctctaCCTGTATTTACccatggaataatgttgaagcaTTGTTTACTTAAGACACTATTACATGTGTAATGTAGATATAATGATGTATATGTGAACTGAATGGtaattagtgtttgtttacctgaaGTGGTAATTGCTAGCGCGCTAATGCTAAACGTGATTGCTAACCATTTAGCATAGGCGAATTGTGTTAATGCGTAAGAGAAGATAATAAATTATGAATACttatatccactcaattcaacttgCGTCCAACCTTAGtggattaacaaaaataaaataaaataaaaaatttaatagTGACAGCACGAGATGCAGCAGACCAAGGATGACTCTTACTTTCGTCGTAACTTAGCGATGGCGGACTCTTGGGCTGACCATGAGAACTGTGATCTGGGTGCGCAGATTTCATCGTGAAGTAGAAGCTGTCAAAGATAAAAACCGATTACTACCACCGCACTTCAACCACATCACATTCCGTCCTCTGAATCTGCCGGTGTGCTCACTTGTCCAGGTCGTGGGCATAGCTCCACGATGACTTGGATCCTGCCATGCTGTGACAGTAGCTGCCCCGCAGGAAGGGGTGTTCTACGGGAAAAGATGTCTCCTGGGCAGTCAGGCCCACTGTGGACATGCTCCAGGCACACTCGGGTCGCATCAAAGCCAGGAAACACTTGTATCGTCGGCCCGGCTGGCTGCCACTGTCGTACCTGCAACAGGGCCCCGGAATACATAAATCACAGAGGAAAGATCGAAACCTGAATGCAAAAGCAGGTGCAGTGAAGAGCAGGAAAGGCATGTTTGGATAGAAAACAAATCCACACATGGAAAAAATGGAGTCACATTGACCAGGGAAGTATAG
Encoded here:
- the errfi1a gene encoding ERBB receptor feedback inhibitor 1a isoform X1, whose product is MCGFVFYPNMPFLLFTAPAFAFRFRSFLCDLCIPGPCCRYDSGSQPGRRYKCFLALMRPECAWSMSTVGLTAQETSFPVEHPFLRGSYCHSMAGSKSSWSYAHDLDNFYFTMKSAHPDHSSHGQPKSPPSLSYDERHKHRSSTLKLPPKKSRPSHLALSCSTEPSAPSPADDDQVVPSFQRLSVYECSSPPRTPDRCSKPLPPIPPRSDTPSEQVMDNEVEFFAGTDESSCLVSHQCSKPSPFRTGLPGRRSLRDCGRINHAYYDGPLGPQSPRQTQTQQLPAHPKEAQAAAAAAAACQRQRDKAQRRLHRSHSGPAGSLNKPCLNRSAFNTDHKTELPPPIPPRTTKTTDPAYYHRDTRRWSAEVSYSDEDKPPKLPPRDPLSPGSARTPSPKSLPTYVNGIMPTTQSFAPDPKYVSRGLQRQNSEGSPCILPIVDKEGKKASSTHYYLLPHRPAFVDSKSVEQFLRALDGPDSEWDCHARRKAPVDLV
- the errfi1a gene encoding ERBB receptor feedback inhibitor 1a isoform X2, with product MRPECAWSMSTVGLTAQETSFPVEHPFLRGSYCHSMAGSKSSWSYAHDLDNFYFTMKSAHPDHSSHGQPKSPPSLSYDERHKHRSSTLKLPPKKSRPSHLALSCSTEPSAPSPADDDQVVPSFQRLSVYECSSPPRTPDRCSKPLPPIPPRSDTPSEQVMDNEVEFFAGTDESSCLVSHQCSKPSPFRTGLPGRRSLRDCGRINHAYYDGPLGPQSPRQTQTQQLPAHPKEAQAAAAAAAACQRQRDKAQRRLHRSHSGPAGSLNKPCLNRSAFNTDHKTELPPPIPPRTTKTTDPAYYHRDTRRWSAEVSYSDEDKPPKLPPRDPLSPGSARTPSPKSLPTYVNGIMPTTQSFAPDPKYVSRGLQRQNSEGSPCILPIVDKEGKKASSTHYYLLPHRPAFVDSKSVEQFLRALDGPDSEWDCHARRKAPVDLV